tagacaaaaaaacacacaatttctctctcaaacacactctctccctctctctctccctcccacagacCCACAcagcctctcactctcccagacactcccacacacacactgccacagcctctcactctctcccacacaaacacagcaagaattagacaaaaaacacacaatttctctctcaAACACTCTCTGTCACCCTCTCCCtgccctttctccctctctctctctccctcccacagacacacacagcctctcactctcccagacactcccacacacacactgccacaccctctcactctctcccacacaaacacagcaaaaattagacaaaaaacacacaatttctctctcaAACACTCTCTGTCACCCTCTCCCtgccctttctccctctctctctccctcccacagacacacacagcctcCCACCTTGGCCAGCACCTCCCCCTGGCCACAGCGGTTCAGGACAAGCTGTATACGATGAACTAGAAAACTCTCGTGTTCCGCAATCCACTTCAACAGCTGCACAAAGTACCACTCTGGGTGACTCCTGCTGTTCGTCGCCCTGTTGCCGCTGAAGTGGTATAGAAAACGGACCtggggtgagagaaaacgggGTGTGGATGTCTGGGGTTGTCCGAGAGGGGTGTACGGGTGTTTGGGGGGTCTGTGGGGGCATGGGGGGGACTAGAAAAAAgcaggagtgtttttttttattttttcttattttttgtgtgtttttttgagtttatttatttttttgttcatctctctctctctctctctctctctctctctctcacctgcaaaGGGTTGACGAGGAGTTGAATGGGCAGCAGAAGGGGTTCGAAGGTCACCAGAATAGTTGGGGTGGGGCTTGGGGGGGCTGGTGTGCCTCCTCCATTACCAGCTCCTCTgtgggggggtggtggtggtggtggtggtggtgggggtggtgggagggagggagaaggagagagagagagagagggagagaagagaagagaagaggaggaagaggaagaggaagagaaaaaggaagaggaagaggaggaggaggaggaggaggaggaggaggaggaggaggaggaggaggaggaggaggaggataataataataataataataacaataataataataataataataataataataataataataataataataataataataataataataataatcttttccatctcttaatacaacctctctctctctctctctctctctctctctctgtcccactCGCTCTCACTCACCAGGGAGAGTAAGCTGTAAGAGGTACTGCGTGAGGGTGCACAGGCGCTGCAGGGTGTCAGGGGAGGCGGGGAGCTGGCCCCCTCCTGCCCCCCTGCCAGAGGCCACTTCATGCTCTTTAGTACCCCCTCAAACTCCCtagcaaagaaaatgggagttaGGTATTTTAAAAgggtgtagttgaagttacggtggttttcaagggtgtttttaaggttccagtgacagattaacaacatttctgcattactgacaggagaaacacccttgagaaccctgctacctgtatttaaaaggctgtagttgaagttactgtggttttcaagggtgtttttaaggttccagtgaaaGATttacaacatttctgcattactgacaggagaaacacccttgagaaccctgctacctgtatttaaaaggctgtagttgaagttacagtggttttcaagggtgtttttaaggttccagtgacagattaacaacatttctgcattactgacaggagaaacacccttgagaaccctgctacctgtatttaaaaggctgtagttgaagttacggtggttttcaagggtgtttttaaggttccagtgacagattaacaacatttctgcattactgacaggagaaacacccttgagaaccctgctacctgtatttaaaaggctgtagttgaagttacagtgGTTTTCaagatgtttttaaggttccagtgacagattaacaacatttctacattactaacactgccacaccctcccaaacaagTCCCACACTAGCCTACCACCTTCTACACCCTTcctaacactgccacacccttcCTAGCCTACCCAAACCCTgccaaaactaaaaaaaatacccttaacATTGCTACACTCtaccaaacaccccaaaaaacaccacaaaaacaccagaaaacacacacccacacacacacacacacacacacacacacacactcaccctgtAAACCTCTGCACAAGGACTTTATTCCAGTGAGACAGTGTTGCCaataggaagtggaagagatgcTGGCAACCTGTCCCCAATACCGCCTTTGCGTTCTCCACCAACTGGCCATGCCCCACCAACGCCTGGCCCTCTGCCCCGATGTGGAGGGCTGTGCTGATCTCCTGACTGTGGGGGCAAGGGTCAGGGGTCAGGGGTCAGGGGTCAGGGGTCAGGCGGCAGAGGGAGGGGTGCACGaacaggggagggagagaaagagagagttaggtttggtttggtagaagaaggagggagggagggagggagggagggaggagagagagagagagagagagagagagagagagagagagagagagagagagagagagagagagagagagagagagagagagagagagagagagagagagagagagagagagagagagagagagagagaatatatatatgcaatttatggcaatgaaaacacacacacacacacacacacacacacacacacacacacacacacacacactctctctctctctctctctctctctctctctctcacacacacacacaaacacacaatctctcacacacacaaacacaatctctctctctctctctctctctctctctctctctctctctctctctctctctctctctctctctctctcacctccactcctccaccatgGCGACTAACAGCTGGTATCTCTCCACCCGCCCCAGCTCTtccaccaccctcacccccGGGCCCACCTCTTCCATCAGGGGGAGACCTTCGCAGAGTGACACTGTacctgagtgagagagagagagagagagagagagagagagagagagagagagagagagagagagagagagagagagagagagagagagagagagattaataattttatatatattcatttgtttttcatctctctctctctctctccctctctctctcttagtatctTATCctttcaacctcctcctcctcttcctcctcctcctcctcctcctcctcctcttctcacctccttCCTCACAGCGTCACTCTCCATCAGcagcctctctccctcatccaaCGCCCTCTCTGCGCTCTTAATGGCTCTCGTTATCTTGTCAGGTGCCTCTGTGGTCGCGAACTGCAGCTGTGgggaggtcaggtcaagttaggtcaagttaggttaggttaggttaggttaggttaggttaggttaggtttggttaggttaggttaggttaggttaggttaggttaggttaggttaggttaggttaggttaagttaggttaggttaggttaagttaggttaggttaggttaggttaggttaggttaggttaagttaggttaggttaggttaggttaggttaggttaggtttggttaggttaggttaagttaggttaggttaggttaagttaggttaggttaggttaggttaggttaggttaagttaggttaggttaggttaggttaggttaagttaggttaggttaggttaggttaggttaagttaggttaggttaggttaggttaggttaggttaagttaggttaggttaggttaggttaggttaagttaggttaggtttggttaggttaggttaggttaggttaggttaggttaagttaggttaggtaaggttttctctctctctctctctctctctctctctctctctcacacacacacacacacacacactctctctctctctctctctctctaaagacaaaaaaacacaattctctctctctctctctctctctctctctctctctctctctctctctctctctctctctctctctctcacacacacacacacacacacacacacacacacacactctctctctctctctctctaaagacaaaaaaacacaattctctctctctctctctctctctctctctctctctctctctctctctctctctctctctctctctctctctctctctcaccctctgcTGCAGGTGCTCCCGGGTCTCCAGCAGCTCCTCCACCAGTGCCTTGACCCGACCCAGGTGCCGAGCCTCACTCCCAAACAGGTCATTGAGGTCACGGGTCACGGAGTGGGTCACCTCGTCCCTGTCCACCAGAGCATGGAAGGTCGggtgcatggtggtggtggtggtggtggtggtggtggtggtggtggtggtggtggtggtgatggtggtggttatctctctctctctcttttttctttattttcttttatgttttctatctttcaatgttcttttctctctctctctctctctcttccttttcttttttatttatttattctttgtatcaattcctctctctctctctctctctctctctctctctacactcaaacacacccaaaacaccccaaaagacccctaaacacacccaaaacacacctaaatatcacaaaacacacccaaacacacccaaaacacccccaaaacacacccaaacacactcaaacacacccaaaacacacccaaaacacccaaaacacccccaaaaaaacacccaaacacactcaaacacacccaaacacacccaaacacccaaaacacccccaaacaccccaaaacacccaaaacacccaaacacccccaaaacaccccaaaacacccaaaaaaacacccaaacacactcaaacacaccccaaacacacccaaacacccccagATCACTCCAAACACTTCCCAAACACCTTTTCAAAGCCACTGGCATCCACTACCCCACCGAACCGCAGCGACAGCACGAACTGGTCAACCGgggcaaaaaaattaaaaaaacgctctttatgCTCATTTAAACAGGATTCCGAGTACGTTTGCACCCACACAAACGCGTCAGACACCCGCTCGCCACTGTCGGACAGCGGAACGATGTCCTGGATGGGCAGAACGACGTCAATTCGCCTGCCGAAGAACGACAAATGAGATATTTTTACAAGCTGTTCGTCATCCGAGAGATAAAGAATTCCTATGACTCTCCGAAACGCTTCTCCCATAATTCCTAGCATCCCGAGGGCCAGGGTGCCGACGGCCAGGGTGACGGGGAAGGCCGAGGGGGGCAGGACGCCGTTGTGGGTCAGCGCTGCGGCCACAGGAACAGCCACAGAGGTCAGGACAGTCTGGTGTAGCTTCAAACGACAAACCGATCTTGCCAAGTTGATGTAAGGAAAACGATAGATGGTTCTGAAGctgggggggtggagggggtggaggaaggggtggaggaggtgtgggtaggggtggaagaggagg
The Scylla paramamosain isolate STU-SP2022 unplaced genomic scaffold, ASM3559412v1 Contig3, whole genome shotgun sequence DNA segment above includes these coding regions:
- the LOC135096229 gene encoding transmembrane protein 186-like; the encoded protein is MATKSLTHNGVLPPSAFPVTLAVGTLALGMLGIMGEAFRRVIGILYLSDDEQLVKISHLSFFGRRIDVVLPIQDIVPLSDSGERVSDAFFVLSLRFGGVVDASGFEKVFGKCLE